The Hymenobacter sp. DG01 sequence GGCTGAGCGTTTCGGCCACGATGAACTCCGCGTCGGCTTCATCGGCTACGTCGGCGGGAATGGCGAGGCCCTGGGTTTTCAGGGTGAGCTCCTCTAGTTCTTCGGCGGTGCGGGCTACGGCTACCACTTTGGCGCCCTGCATAGCCAGTAATAAGGCAATGGCTTTCCCGATGCCGCGGCTGGCACCGGTTACAATGGCTACTTTATCGGTTAGGTCGGTCATGGTCGTTCTATCGGGTTTAGCCCGCAGAGGGCGCTGAGTTTTTCGCAGAAGGCGCAGTGTTCTTATAGCCCGTTCACTTTCCTGAAAATTCCGGACTTGATAGCAGGAACGTTGAAGTTAATCAATAAGCCAAGTTTGTGGCCTGAGAGTTTTAGGTAGGTAATGAGCTGCATATGATGTACTTCAAGCAAAACTTCTACGGATTTTAGCTCTACTACTACCTTGTTTTCCACCAACAGATCCATACGGAAGCCGTTTTCCAGTCGCAACCCATCGTACACAACCGGCAGGGCAACCTGAGATTTAACTTCCAGGCCACTCTTGCGCAGCTCGTGGCACATAGCGTCTCATACACCGATTCCAGCAGCCCCGGCCCCAATGCCGTGTGAATTGTAAACGCCGCCTTCCGAATCAAAAAGGAAATATCGTTCTCCTGCATTCTGCGTCCTCTGCGAAAAACTCAGCGCCCTCTGCGGGCTAAAACCGATAGAACGAAACCCTACTTTTTCAGCTCCACCACCCAGGCCGTACGCCCCGGAATCTTGAAGGATTTCAAATCCGATAGCGCGGCACCCGTGGTAACCTCGGTGCCGGAGCTAAACCCGGTAAACCGCTCCGCAAACCGGGCACCATCCACGGTCTTCTCTTCCTTGTTGCCGTTGAGCATCACCATCACCGTGCCTGCATCTGAGTACCGGAAGTAGGTGTACACTCCGTCCTGCGGAATGAACTGCATGAGCTTGCCAGTAGCCAGCACCGGGTTAGCCTTGCGGTACAGGGCCAGCTTGCTGAGGTAGTTGAACGCCTCGCCGGCCTGACCCGTACGGCCGGCCGCCGTGAAGTAGTTCTGCTTATCACCGGCAAAGCCGCCGGGGAAATCCTCGCGCACCTTACCGTCGGGGTTCGATAAGTTCTTCATCAATACCTCGGTGCCGTAGTAAAGCTGCGGAATGCCGCGCGAGGTGAGCAGCCAGGTAACGCCCAGCTTGTACTTGCCGAAGTCCTCCCCTATCACGGAGTAGAAGCGGCTCATGTCGTGGTTGTCGAGGAAGGTGACGTTGCGGGAAGCATCCTCGTACATCCAGTCGCCCTGCAGGGCTTCGTAGAGGCGGTTCATGTTGGGCTGGTCGCCGCGCAGGGCATCATGAAGGGCGCCCTGCGACTGGAAGTCGAACACCGATTCCAGGTTGGACTTAAACCCATCGACGGGCTGGAAGATGTTGCGGGCAAAGAAAGCCTGCTGAGCCGTGCTACCCACCCAAGCCTCGCCAAACAGAAACAGCCGCGGAAACTCTTCCTGCATGGCCTGGCCCCACTGCATCAGAAACTTGGGGTCGGAGTAAGGGTAGGTATCAATGCGGTAGGCATCGAGGCCGGTGTACTCAACCCACCACAGGAAGTTCTGAATCAGGTAGTTGGCTACCAGCGGGTTGCTCTGGTTCACGTCGGGCATGGTGGTGTCAAACCAGCCTTTGTTGTACAGCTTGCGGTCCAGCTCCGAGCCGTAGGGGTCGTTGAGGGCCGAGGAGTTGTAGTTGCTGCGCGTGAACTGCGGCCACTGGTTAAACCAGTCCTTGGCCGGCTGATCCAGGAACAGATAATTTTTGCTGCCCATGTGGTTGAGCACCACGTCGTGCACCACTTTCAGGCCGTTTTTATGCGCCTTTTCTACAAACTGCCGATATTCCTCTAGGGTGCCGTAGCGGCGGTCGGTGTTGTAGTAATCGGTGAGGGCGTAGCCGTGGTAGCTGGCCTTGGGCATGTCGTTTTCCGTGACGGGCGTCATCCACAGGGCTGTGGCTCCCAGGCTCTTGAAGTAGTCGAAGTGGTTTTCGATGCCCTTCAGGTCGCCGCCGTGGCGGGAGTACATCGAGTCGCGGGCCACCTGGGGGGCGCGCATGCCTTTGATATAGTCGTTTTTCGGGTCGCCGTTCGAGAAGCGGTCCGGCATCAGGAAGTAAATGAAATCCTGCTGGGTCAGGCCCTGCACCTTCTGCTGGTCGCCGGGGGTAGTGCGCTGGCGCAGCTCGTAGCTGTAGGTCGTTTTCTTGTCGCCCTTAAACTCCAGCTGCAGCTTGCCCGGCTTGGCTGTGGGTCTGATGGTGAGGTTGAGCAGCAGGTAGTTGGGGCTTTCCAGCTTCTGCACCCCGTCCAGGGTCACGCCCTCATAGGCCCGCAGGGTTGCGGTGCTGTTGGCAATGCCCGGGCCGTGCACCAGCAGCTGCAGCTTGGGGTTCTTCATGCCCACCCACCAGAAAGTAGGGTCGATGCGCTGAATACCGGCGGGCTTGGCGGCCGGAGCCGGGGTAGCAGCGGTAACAGCAGAAGCAGAAACGGCAGCGGCGGGCGAGGCGGTAGCTAACACGGCACCGGCCAACAGAGGCAGAAAACGGGCAGAAATCATACGCGAGTGGGATGAGAAAACAGAAGTGGCAAGGTACGCACCCCCACGCCTGAAACGCTACTGTTGAATGCGGCCTCAATGATGATGTATTGACCGATTTATAATTCGGTATTGACAGATTTACTTATCCGCCTGGTTTCAGCAGGCTAATAAGGTTGCAGTAACTACATTCCGGACGCTCCGCCTAAGCCTGGCCGCCAGGCGGGCCTCTCTTCTGGAAGCAAAGCAGGGAATGCCGGAAAAAACCTATTTGCCGGCGGCCCCGGCCCGCTCTGCCGCCGTCTGGCTGCCGCCCGCTTCTTACTAGTGGGCTCTGAGGTAGTTAGCTGCCCAGTCGCTTATTACGCTGAGTTAACCATTGGTTAAAGCCGCGCTAGCAATGGTAGCACTAGTCGGGCCGAGGTTCAGGCTTCGGTGAAGCGTATGATGATGCTGATTTGTCTTTTGCTGGTGTCAGGTTTGCATTTTAGGCTCCTGGCAGCCAGCGGCCTGGTAGAGTCTGCACTTTTCCGCTTTTTTTGAGTCTGAATTCGTAGGTGAATTCAATTAGCGAGCATACCGTCCGCACATTCATTTTGTCCTACCCCCTCTTATGGCTTTTGACCTTCAGATGTACACGCCCGCTCCGGAATTCAGCACCCCGGCGGCTTATTTTTCCATGGAATTTGCGCTCGACCAAGCGCTGAAAACATACTCCGGCGGCCTGGGCTTCCTAGCTGGCTCGCACATGCGCTCAGTTTATGAGCTGAAGCAGAACTTGGTGGGTATCAGTATTCTGTGGTCGTTTGGCTATTATGACCAGGGCCGCAACGAAGACCAGAGCATGCGCGCCGACTTCCGCCTGAAGCACTACAGCTTCCTGCAAGACACGGGCCTGGTGTTCCCCATCGAAATTCACAACGCCCAGGTGCTGGTGAAGGCCCTGTACCTGGCTCCCGACACGTTCGGGACGGCCCCCATGTTTTTCCTGACCACCGACATTCCGGAAAACGACTACCTCTCGCGCACCATCTCTCATCACCTGTATGATGCTGATACGGCGGCCCGCGTGGCCCAGAGCATTCTGCTAGGGGTAGGCGGCGGCAAGCTGCTGGATGTATTGGGCCGCCAGACCGACATCTACCACCTCAACGAAGGCCACGGCCTACCCCTGGCGTTCTACCTCTACGACAAGCACGGCCGCAACCTGGAGGAGGTAAAGAAGCGCCTAGTGTTCACGACCCATACGCCTGAGCTGGCCGGCAACGAAGAGCACCCCGTAAAGCTGCTGCACAAGATGTCGTTCTTCGGTAATGTGCCGCTGGAAGAGGTGCACCGCTTAGGCCTAGTGGAAAACGAGAGCCTGAACTACACACTCACGGCCCTGCGTTTTTCGCGCATCAGCAACGGCGTGTCCAAGGTGCACGGCGAGGTAGCCAACGACATGTGGGGGCACTACGCCGGCATCAGCCCCATTATTGCCATTACCAACTCCCAGAACGGCACCTACTGGCGCGACAAGCAACTGCATGCCGCCCTGGAAGCCGGCGACGACAAGGCCCTGAAGGCCCGGAAGCGGGAGCTGAAAAAGCAGCTCTTCGACATCGTGGCCGACCAGACCGGTACCCTCCTCGACCCCGAGGTCCTGACCGTGGTGTGGGCCCGCCGCTTTGCCGGCTACAAGCGCGCCGACCTGATTCTGCGCCACTTCGAGCGGTTCCTGGAAATCGTAAATAACTCGGAGCGCCCCGTGCAGGTGATTTGGGCGGGTAAGCCCTACCCCAAGGATTTCGGTGCTATTGGGCTGTTCAACAGCATCATCGAGAAAACCAAAAATCTGAAAAATTGCGCCGTACTAACGGGCTACGAGTTGGCGTTGTCGGCGGCCCTGAAGAAAGGCTCCGACATTTGGCTGAACACCCCGCGCTACCCCCGCGAGGCGTCCGGAACCTCGGGCATGACGGCCGCCATGAACGCCTCGGCCTCCCTGAGCATTGCCGATGGCTGGATTCCGGAGTTTGTGCGCCACGGCGAAAACGGCTTCATCATCGGGCACACCGACATTACCAAGCCCGACGAAGAAAAGGACGACATCGAGGCCACGAACGTGCTGGATGTGCTCGAAAACGAAATTGTTCCGCTCTATTACGGCCAGCCTGAGAAGTTCCTGGAGCTGGTAAAAACCGGCATGCGCGAAGTGGAGCCCGAGTTCGAGTCGCACCGCATGGCCACCGAGTACTACGAGCGGATGTACAAGGTGAAATAGGGTGATGAGGTGATGAGGTAAATGGTGACAGGTGAACGGTGTCATGGCGAGGCGGAGCCGACGCCATCCTTCCTGACTGAAGCCCCTACCCCCTGAAACGTGACAAATCCTTCTCGTGTGGTGCGGGAAGGGTTTGTTGTGTTTCAGGGGGTAGGGAATTTTAAGTCACCGTCCAGAGACGAAGAGGGTTTGTCACGTTTCAGGGGGTAGGGCGCTGGTCAGGACGAATGGCGTCGGCTCCGCCTCGCCATGACACGTCTCACCTGTCACCTGCCACTTGTCACCTCATCACCTCATCACTTCCTCACCTCATCACCTCATCACCTCATCACTTCAACACCCCCTGCAGCACCGCCCATACGTTGCTGGCCAGAATCTTCTGGCCCTCGGCGTTGGGGTGCACACCGTCGGGTAGGTTGAGGTGGCGCTGGCCGATGACACCCTGAAGCAGGAAAGGCACGAAGGCTACCTCGTTTTTTTCGGCGAGCTGGCGGAACAACGCCTTGAACTCCTGGGCATAGTGGCCCATGCGGCCCCCGCCCAGGGTGGCCAGGGGCCCCAGATCAAAAGGGAACTCCAGGCCCACCAGCACCACGCGCGCCTCGGGGTGGGCGCGGCGGACCTCGTCCAGAATAAACTGCAGGTTCTGGGTGGTTTCGCGGACCGGAATGCCACGCAGACCATCGTTAGCGCCTAGCTCCAGTACAAACACATCAATCTGCTCAAAACGGCCCAGCACCGAGCTGATGCGCTGACGACCCCCGGCCGTGGTTTCGCCGCTAACACCGTAGTTGTACGCTTTGTAAGGCAGAGCCAGGGCGTCGATTTTTTCTTGAATACGGGCCGGAAACGACTCGCTGGCGCGTAGCTGGTAGCCGGCCGTAAGCGAGTCGCCGAAGAACACTATAGACTGCATAGAGGGGCAGGAAGTAAGAAGGAAGTAGGTAGCTAACGAAGTTATCAGGGCTTGGTTTCTGGACAGAGAATGAGGTAGATAATAGTATAGTAATTCTATAATATATAATTTTTTGTTGCCGCCTTACTCCTTACCTTTGATAGAGCTGCGGTAGGCAGACTTGCTCCGTTACCCTTCTTTTCCACACCTATTTTCTTGCATGAAAACACCGCTACGCTATGCTTTGCTGGCTGGGCTCATTACTATGGCCGGCACCGTCCGGGCCCAAACCGGCAGCGTAGGAATCGGCGTTGCCGTTCCCAATGCCTCCGCTGCGCTCGACATCAGCAGCACCAGCAAAGGCCTGCTACCCCCGCGCCTGACGCTGGCCCAGCGCGACGCCATTGTAACCCCCGCCGAGGGCCTGATTGTGTATCAGACCGACAACACACCTGGCATTTACCAGCGTACGGCCACCAGCTGGGTGCGCATGGTGGCCGATAACCTCGGCGACCATACGGCCACCCAAAACCTGAACCTGAACGGCAAGCTTCTCACCGGCTCAGCCTCCGCTACCTCCGGGCTGGGCGTAGATGCCTCCGGCAACGTGAATGTGGCTACCGCCGCCCGCACAGGCACGCATTCCAGCGCCCGGCCCCTGTACGTAACCGGGCCACTTACCACAACCAGCGGCGCCGAGTTCCGGACTTCGGATGCTTCGCTGGGGGTAGGCATTGGGTCTAACTCGGTGTACGCGGCCGGCTCCGGTGCCAACCAGGATCTGATTTTGCAGCCCAAGGGCACAGGAGCCGTGAGTGTGGGCAGCGCCCCCACGGCCACTTCGGCCTTGCTGGAAATAAACAGCACCAGCAAAGGCCTGCTGCCGCCGCGCATGAGCCAGGACCAGCGCAACAGCATCAGCAGCCCGGCCGTGGGTCTGCTCATTATCCAGACGGACAATACGCCGGGCCTGTACCAATACACCACCTCGGGCTGGGCTACGGTAGGCGCCGGCAACTACACCGCCGAAAGCAACTCTGTGGCGGCGGCTCCTACCACTGCCGTAACCGTGAACCCGGGGGTAACCAACATCGTGTACACCAATAATAACAGCGCCACCATTGGTGCCGTAACGCTGGGGACGGGCACGGAGGGCCAGCGCCTGGTTATCGTCAACAGCGACAATGAGTACCTGCCAATAACCTCGGGCAGCGGCACGGGCAATATTCTGCCGAAGTATGCGGCCCGCTACATCTATACCAACGGGGCCTGGCGCCGCGAGTCGTAAGCGGCTGTTTCCTTCGTTGTTCTCCTTCGGGTTCCGCTAGTTTTATGGCTGACTTCACTTCTTCCGCGTCCGGCCAGGCCGGTACGCGCCGCTCGCTTTTTCAACGCTTTCAAAGCTGGCTGCGGCCCGCTACCTCAAACCCACCCCAGGCGCTGGTGTCCATGCGCACCAGCGCTAGTGCGCCCTACATAGGCGAAATAGCCATTTTCGCTGGCAATTTCGCTCCGGCTGGTTGGGAGTTTTGTGATGGCCGGCAGATGCCCATCTCTGAAAATGAGTCCTTATATCAGCTGATTGGTACTACCTACGGCGGCGACGGGCAGAAAACCTTCTGCTTACCCAACCTGCAGGGGCGGGTACCGCTACATCAGGGCCTAGGTCCGGGCCTGAGTACAGGCTACACGATGGGAGAAATGGTGGGAGTAGAAACCGTGACGCTCACGACCCTGCAGATTCCAGTGCATAGCCATACGCCGGGGGCCAGCACGGCTCCCGGCACCACGGCCTCGCCGGTGGGCGCCGTGCCTGCCAACAGCGGTACGGGCTCGGCTCAGTACACGCAGGCCACCACCAACCTGGTCGTGCAACCCACCCAGACCCTGGGGGTAGTGGGTGGCAGCCAGCCCCACGAGAATATGCAGCCTTACCTGGCCGTCAACTACATCATTTCGCTGTACGGGGTTTTTCCTTCCCAGACCTAAGCCTTCCACACCATGTCTGTATTACCTACTATACCAGCCGGCGGCTCTTCCCGGCGGAGCTGGCTTAAAAAGCTGGGCGGGGTGCTGGGCGGCAGCTTGCTGCTAGGCAAAAGCCAGGCGGCGGCCGGCGCCCAGCGTGTCGCTTCCGTTCAGGGCACCGAGCCCTTTCTGTCGGAGATTATGCTGGTTTCCTTCAACTTCGCCCCTAAAGGCTGGGCCCTGTGCCATGGTCAGCTGCTACCCATTAACCAAAATCAGGCCCTGTTTGCCCTGTTGGGTACTACCTACGGCGGGAACGGACAAACCAACTTTGCCCTTCCCGACCTGCGGGGTCGGGTTATTGTCAGCGCTGGAGAAGGTCTGACGCTGGGTCAGAGAGGCGGCGAGCAGGCGCATACGCTCCTGGCCACGGAGATTCCGGCCCACATACACGCCATGAAAGCCAGCCCCGCCACCGGCACTACGCCGCTTTCGGGTGCCTCGGGCCCCACTGTACATCATTACTTGGCCGATAACGGCGGTGGGGCTCCCCAGTTTGGCTACGATGTTAACACGGCGCTGGCCAGCTCCTCGGTGGCAACTCCTCCCGTCAACGTTTCGAGTATGGCAGGGGGTAGCCAGGCGCATACCAACATGCAGCCCAGCATATGCCTCAACTACATCATCAGCCTTCAGGGCATTTTCCCCAGTCCTAACTAGTCATGCCATCCTCACCTACGCCTTATTCTACCACCCAGCCTACCCGCCGGAGCTGGCTTAAGCGCCTGTCCGGAGTAGTGGCCGGCAGCTTCCTGGCTGGGCCCCTGCAGGCGCTGCTGGGTAAGGCCACGCCGGCGGCGGCCGGCACGCTCTCCGGGGGCAGTGGAGTGTTTTTGGGGGAGATAATTGCGGTGCCCTTCAACTTCGTACCCGTCGGCTATGCCCGCTGCGACGGC is a genomic window containing:
- a CDS encoding phage tail protein; protein product: MADFTSSASGQAGTRRSLFQRFQSWLRPATSNPPQALVSMRTSASAPYIGEIAIFAGNFAPAGWEFCDGRQMPISENESLYQLIGTTYGGDGQKTFCLPNLQGRVPLHQGLGPGLSTGYTMGEMVGVETVTLTTLQIPVHSHTPGASTAPGTTASPVGAVPANSGTGSAQYTQATTNLVVQPTQTLGVVGGSQPHENMQPYLAVNYIISLYGVFPSQT
- the glgP gene encoding alpha-glucan family phosphorylase — its product is MAFDLQMYTPAPEFSTPAAYFSMEFALDQALKTYSGGLGFLAGSHMRSVYELKQNLVGISILWSFGYYDQGRNEDQSMRADFRLKHYSFLQDTGLVFPIEIHNAQVLVKALYLAPDTFGTAPMFFLTTDIPENDYLSRTISHHLYDADTAARVAQSILLGVGGGKLLDVLGRQTDIYHLNEGHGLPLAFYLYDKHGRNLEEVKKRLVFTTHTPELAGNEEHPVKLLHKMSFFGNVPLEEVHRLGLVENESLNYTLTALRFSRISNGVSKVHGEVANDMWGHYAGISPIIAITNSQNGTYWRDKQLHAALEAGDDKALKARKRELKKQLFDIVADQTGTLLDPEVLTVVWARRFAGYKRADLILRHFERFLEIVNNSERPVQVIWAGKPYPKDFGAIGLFNSIIEKTKNLKNCAVLTGYELALSAALKKGSDIWLNTPRYPREASGTSGMTAAMNASASLSIADGWIPEFVRHGENGFIIGHTDITKPDEEKDDIEATNVLDVLENEIVPLYYGQPEKFLELVKTGMREVEPEFESHRMATEYYERMYKVK
- a CDS encoding tail fiber protein produces the protein MSVLPTIPAGGSSRRSWLKKLGGVLGGSLLLGKSQAAAGAQRVASVQGTEPFLSEIMLVSFNFAPKGWALCHGQLLPINQNQALFALLGTTYGGNGQTNFALPDLRGRVIVSAGEGLTLGQRGGEQAHTLLATEIPAHIHAMKASPATGTTPLSGASGPTVHHYLADNGGGAPQFGYDVNTALASSSVATPPVNVSSMAGGSQAHTNMQPSICLNYIISLQGIFPSPN
- a CDS encoding arylesterase — translated: MQSIVFFGDSLTAGYQLRASESFPARIQEKIDALALPYKAYNYGVSGETTAGGRQRISSVLGRFEQIDVFVLELGANDGLRGIPVRETTQNLQFILDEVRRAHPEARVVLVGLEFPFDLGPLATLGGGRMGHYAQEFKALFRQLAEKNEVAFVPFLLQGVIGQRHLNLPDGVHPNAEGQKILASNVWAVLQGVLK
- a CDS encoding glycoside hydrolase family 13 protein; translation: MISARFLPLLAGAVLATASPAAAVSASAVTAATPAPAAKPAGIQRIDPTFWWVGMKNPKLQLLVHGPGIANSTATLRAYEGVTLDGVQKLESPNYLLLNLTIRPTAKPGKLQLEFKGDKKTTYSYELRQRTTPGDQQKVQGLTQQDFIYFLMPDRFSNGDPKNDYIKGMRAPQVARDSMYSRHGGDLKGIENHFDYFKSLGATALWMTPVTENDMPKASYHGYALTDYYNTDRRYGTLEEYRQFVEKAHKNGLKVVHDVVLNHMGSKNYLFLDQPAKDWFNQWPQFTRSNYNSSALNDPYGSELDRKLYNKGWFDTTMPDVNQSNPLVANYLIQNFLWWVEYTGLDAYRIDTYPYSDPKFLMQWGQAMQEEFPRLFLFGEAWVGSTAQQAFFARNIFQPVDGFKSNLESVFDFQSQGALHDALRGDQPNMNRLYEALQGDWMYEDASRNVTFLDNHDMSRFYSVIGEDFGKYKLGVTWLLTSRGIPQLYYGTEVLMKNLSNPDGKVREDFPGGFAGDKQNYFTAAGRTGQAGEAFNYLSKLALYRKANPVLATGKLMQFIPQDGVYTYFRYSDAGTVMVMLNGNKEEKTVDGARFAERFTGFSSGTEVTTGAALSDLKSFKIPGRTAWVVELKK